From Candidatus Zixiibacteriota bacterium, the proteins below share one genomic window:
- a CDS encoding uracil-DNA glycosylase: MTGIRKKLDPKTSALIKKAARSQAENGLKEIVISSTNVLRRKRELAGRRRVAEVRQYRSLDEHYSDICQCQKCPLGATRTKFVYGVGNSAAKVMFIGEAPGRDEDLQGEPFVGRAGQLLDKILAAIKFSRQEIYIANILKCRPPNNRDPLPEEMATCLPYLMEQIRLIQPQLICALGRIAAQALLQTTTPIGKLRKVWHDFQGIPFLVTYHPAALLRFPTYKKDVWEDVQMLRARYDELNPVQ; the protein is encoded by the coding sequence ATGACCGGCATCCGAAAGAAATTAGACCCCAAGACCTCGGCTTTAATCAAGAAAGCAGCCCGCAGTCAGGCGGAAAATGGACTGAAAGAGATTGTGATTTCAAGTACTAACGTGCTCCGAAGAAAGCGGGAACTGGCCGGACGCCGTCGCGTTGCCGAAGTTCGGCAGTACCGCAGTCTGGATGAGCATTATAGTGACATCTGCCAATGCCAGAAATGTCCGCTTGGCGCCACCCGGACCAAATTTGTCTACGGCGTGGGAAATAGCGCGGCAAAGGTAATGTTTATCGGTGAAGCGCCGGGTCGGGATGAAGACCTCCAGGGGGAGCCGTTTGTGGGGCGCGCCGGACAACTGCTGGATAAAATTCTGGCGGCAATCAAATTCTCCCGGCAGGAGATTTATATCGCCAATATTCTCAAGTGTCGTCCTCCTAATAACCGCGACCCTCTTCCCGAAGAGATGGCAACCTGCCTCCCTTACTTGATGGAGCAAATCAGGTTGATACAGCCACAGCTTATCTGCGCTCTGGGACGGATTGCCGCCCAGGCGCTTCTTCAGACCACCACCCCTATTGGTAAACTGCGCAAGGTCTGGCATGATTTCCAGGGGATTCCGTTTCTGGTGACTTATCATCCGGCGGCGTTGCTCCGTTTCCCGACTTACAAGAAAGATGTCTGGGAAGATGTGCAGATGCTTCGCGCCCGATACGATGAACTAAACCCGGTGCAATAG
- the dnaB gene encoding replicative DNA helicase: MAIRERKNKSKEQDIAHLEPPQSVDAEQQVLASILKDPDAISVVIETIDDAEHFYAGRHKLIFKAMLRLYDRGGPCDITTVAEELAKMDALDDAGGRIYLIELVEGLVTTANVGNYAEIVLEKSTLRSLIGVSNEIIKDCYIQEGGVSEILDEAEHKIFSISESRLRKGFTALSSLLPRTFEQIEDFQETKGGLVGVKTGFDQLDALTAGLHNGDFVVVAGRPSMGKTAFALNIAETVAIESKLPVGIFSIEMSKEQVALRFLCGRARISQHLLRTDRLRETDWKRLGMASGPLSDAPIFIDDSATLSTLEMRAKARRLKAQHNIGLLIIDYIQMIHSAQRSENRQQEMSLISRSIKSLAKELNIPVIACSQLSRMVEMRGGDKRPQLSDLRESGAIEQDADVVMFVYRPEFYLSHKDKDDPDRMAVEGQAEIIVAKQRNGPTGSVRLAFLKDFVRFENLEYRPVPAGEADTPF, translated from the coding sequence GTGGCAATTAGAGAAAGAAAGAACAAAAGCAAAGAGCAGGATATTGCTCACCTGGAGCCGCCACAGTCGGTTGACGCCGAACAACAGGTGCTGGCATCGATACTTAAAGACCCGGATGCCATCAGCGTCGTCATTGAGACAATTGATGACGCCGAGCATTTCTACGCAGGGCGGCATAAACTGATTTTCAAGGCGATGCTTCGGCTTTACGACCGCGGCGGGCCGTGCGATATCACCACTGTTGCCGAAGAACTCGCCAAGATGGATGCTCTTGACGATGCCGGCGGAAGAATCTATCTGATTGAACTGGTCGAAGGGCTGGTCACAACCGCCAACGTCGGCAATTACGCCGAGATTGTTCTGGAAAAATCAACTCTTCGCAGTCTGATTGGAGTTTCCAACGAAATTATCAAGGACTGCTATATTCAGGAGGGGGGAGTCTCCGAAATTCTGGATGAAGCGGAGCATAAGATTTTCAGCATTTCCGAAAGCCGTCTGCGAAAAGGTTTCACAGCCCTCTCTTCGCTTCTGCCGCGAACTTTTGAGCAGATTGAAGATTTTCAGGAAACCAAGGGGGGCCTGGTTGGGGTTAAAACCGGCTTTGACCAGCTGGACGCCCTGACCGCCGGGCTGCACAACGGCGACTTTGTCGTCGTGGCGGGCCGACCTTCGATGGGGAAAACCGCCTTTGCCCTGAATATTGCCGAGACCGTCGCGATTGAAAGCAAGCTACCTGTCGGAATATTCTCTATCGAAATGTCCAAAGAGCAGGTGGCTTTGCGCTTTCTCTGCGGTCGAGCGCGCATAAGCCAGCACCTCTTGCGAACCGACCGTCTGCGTGAAACCGATTGGAAACGGCTGGGAATGGCAAGCGGTCCCTTGTCCGATGCGCCAATCTTCATTGATGATTCCGCTACCCTGTCAACATTGGAAATGCGCGCTAAAGCCCGACGGCTCAAAGCCCAGCATAATATTGGACTCCTGATAATCGATTATATCCAGATGATTCATTCGGCGCAGCGTTCCGAAAACCGCCAGCAGGAAATGTCGCTCATCTCCCGCTCCATCAAGAGTCTGGCTAAAGAGTTGAACATCCCGGTCATCGCCTGCAGTCAGCTGTCGCGTATGGTGGAAATGAGAGGCGGCGACAAGAGACCGCAACTGTCCGACCTGAGAGAGTCGGGGGCGATTGAGCAGGATGCCGATGTGGTGATGTTCGTGTACCGTCCCGAATTTTATCTGTCGCATAAGGACAAGGATGACCCGGACCGGATGGCGGTGGAAGGACAAGCCGAGATAATTGTCGCCAAACAGCGCAACGGTCCCACCGGCAGCGTGCGACTGGCGTTTCTCAAAGATTTTGTTCGCTTCGAAAATCTGGAGTACCGCCCGGTCCCGGCTGGAGAAGCCGATACTCCTTTTTAG